The genomic interval AAGCGGCGTGCGCTTTCAGCATAGCGAACTGGCCGGCGTGCGCTTCGACTTCCGGCTCAAAGCGCAACGTGAGCAGACGATAGCCCGGCGTCAGCTCGCGGTTGGTTTCAACGGTGGCGATTGTATCGATCATTCGCGCTGGCGTGTCCCCGGTCATCGGTAAAGGCCAGTCTATCAGCGTGCCTGACGGATGACAAACAGCCTACAAAGGCAAAAGGCAGCCGCGCGAACGGCTGCCTCGGTTGCGTGACGAACGGCGGGCTCAGCGCGATTGCTGCGCCGAGTCCGAGAAGTTCGGAATCTTGAGCTTCTGCCCCGGCTGAATCTTGTTCGGGTCGCTCAGGGTGTCGCGGTTCGCTTCAAAAATCTGCTGATAGGTGAGCTTGCCGCCGGTGACGTTTTTGGCGATGCTGGAAAGCGTGTCGCCCGATTTGACTTCGTATTCGCCGAAAATATCCGTGCGCTGTGCGGTAAGGTTAATTGCAAAGTCGCCGCCGCTCATGCCGGAATCAACTGATTTCAGCGCGTCCCACACCTGGTTGACGTTGTGTTGCGTCGGGCAAGTGCCGTTGATGACGAACTTGCCATTCTCTTCGCTGGTGGTGATCTGACAGCCGGCATTTTGTGCGGCAGAAACGACGGAAGCGAACTTATCGCTCAACTGTGACATGCTAGTTTATCTCCCTTGATCGTTGATGCGAGTTCGGCGCGTCCGCGTGCCGCTCGTGGAAAGCCACAAGCCTGACTCACATGATTATGGCGGCCGCGGCGCGCCGAGTCAATGTGCCTTGCTATGTCTTGCACGGCTCAATATGCTCAAAGTCATGGAACCAACGAAAGCCAAGATGACCGACGACGCCATCGTCAGCCGCGTCGAGCAAGCGGTTCAGTCCAAGGTGTCGCGCGACGAAACGCTGCGCCAGGCCGTGCGCCTGTTGAAAGCCGAGCGCCCGCATTACAACTGGGTGGGCGTCTACCTGCTCGAAGGCGACACGCTGGTGCTGCACAACTACGTCGGCAAGCCGACCGAGCACACGCACATCCCTGTCGGGCGTGGCGTCTGCGGCACGGCGGTCGCCGAGCGCGCCAACCAGATCGTTGACGACGTGACGGCAGTCGGCAATTATCTGGCGTGCAGCGTCGAAACGCGCGCCGAAATCGTCGTGCTCATCCGGCGCGGCGACGAGATATTCGGCCAGATCGATATCGATAGCGACACGCCTGCCGCTTTCACTGCCGCGGACGAAGCGCTGCTGGCTCGCGTTGCCGACCGGCTGGCCAGCCAATTTTAAAAGGTGGAGTGAAGCACAAAGGGGACTGCGGTGCGGTTGAGCTTTTACTTTATCGATCCAGAGATCAAGGTGATCCTCGGGCTATTCAGCCTGGCCATCGTGCTGGCGGTGATCGGCATCGCCCTGTCTTTGGTTTTAATCCGGCGCGACCGCAAGAAAAGCTGACCGCTGCGGCCACGCCGGGCGCAGATTATCTGGACGGCAAGGTCAGCGCCGACAGTTGCGGCGCGTGGCTGTAATGGCGGCGCTCAAGCATGCGGTGGCCGGCCATCTTCACCGCCGGCGGCAGTACCGTGCGCGCCATCGAGCGACCGAGCTGGTCGGCCAGCTTCAGCGACATATAAGTCAGCGAGCGCAGCCCCGAGCGCAGCCACACCAGCCGCAGGTTTTGTCTTTCGGACTTCGCCCAGCATTCTTTGTAAGGCTGATCGCCGCCCATGAAATCGTACTCGCGCACCACCGGGTCTTCGACGCAATCCTTGATGCAGAGCATCAGCATGACCTTGCCGATGCTGTCTTTGGCATAAGCCGGCGAGAAGCCCACCTGAAAACAATGCGCCGTGCCATTGTCAAGAAAGGCCAACTGAACGGCGGCAATCTCGCCATCGATCTCCAACGTCCACAGCCGCAAGCGGCCTGCGCCGAGCGCCTCGCTCGCCGCTTCGCGCAGCATGCGCTCCAGGCCCGGCAGGGCAAACGAGCCGGGCTCACCTTTCATCTGCCAGCGCGCCTGATGCAGCCGCACCAGCGCGTCCATACCGCGCTCAAGCTCGTCCGCCGTCTCGGCGCGGGAAAAGCGGCACGCGTAGGTTTCAAACAAGCGCCGCGCCAGCCGCTGCGTGTTCTGCCGGGTCGTGCGGCCCAGCGTCTGCTTGAAGGCTTCCCAGTCGGTATCCGTGTTCACGTAGTGGGCATTCTGGCAAACTGTCGGTTCGAGGTCGGCGCCAAGCGCCTGTATGAGATGCGGCAGCACGATTGAAGCGGCGGGGATTTCGCTCAGCCACAGCTTGTCCCAGCTGCTATCCGCTTTCAACACCTCGGCGACTGCCTGGGCGGCCTCGCGCTCATAACCGCGCCGCGCGATCAGGTCGAGGTATTCGCTGGTCTGCGCGAAGACGCCTGTGCCGATGAAGACGATTTCGCGGATGTGATCGATGCCGGCGTTGGTGCGCTGCCGCCAGTAGAAGGGGGCGAGGCCGACCAGACGGTCGCTGGCGTCTCGGCAGGTGATGATGAACAGGTGGCTGTGTGCTGGCCGAAAGGTCTGCCACCAGGCTTGATTCCAGTGACGGCGGAGAAAATAGACCTGCTGGCGGCTGGCGTCGAGCAGTTGATCCCATTCGCTTCGGAGATCGTCAAAAGCTTCGTCGTCAGTGAGAATTTCGGTGTGCAAGAACGTCGAGGTGTTGCCGGTTTCCATATCCAAGTTGACGCCTTTCAGGCAGCGGCAATGACCCTCTCTTTAGGAATAAAATGGTTTGCCGCGCATCTTTTCCAGAACTCTTTTCATCCCATTGATACAGGTGGTTAGCCATCACATCGGTTGCCGCGCGGCTGGTGAGTGAACACTGACTTATTACACGAAACCGTGTGGACGGTCTCCCAAAACAAGAGGCGCTGGCCCCGGCATATTGGCCTGCGACCCGTTCAGCCATCCAGTTAACTTCAACTATTTTACAACTTAACTCTTAGTCGAGTGTCGTTTACGCAATGGCACGCCAGTCGCTATTAGTGGAACTGACTCTCAAGAGGATAAGGGGTTAGGAAGGACAAATACGGATGGCAACCAACGCGATTCCCATGCAAACAGATGTCGGCGTCACAGAGGCGCTGGCCGGCGAACAGATGAGCGGCTTTGAGGACCTCTATCGCAAGCACTATCGCCGCGTCTATTCGATCTGCCTGCGCATGACTGGCAACGTCGCCGAGGCCGAAGACCTGACGCAAGAGGTCTTCATCCAGTTGCACCGCAAGCTCGATTCATTTCGCGGCGAGTCGCAGTTTACGACCTGGCTGCACCGGCTGACGGTCAATCAGGTGTTGATGCACTTCCGTAAGCGCTCGGTGCGCTCGGAGCTGACGACCGACGATGGCGAGATGCCCGATTCGGTTGACCCGGACACGATCAATCCCGAAGCCATGCCGATTGTGGATCGCATCGGGCTGGCGAACGCCATCGGCCAATTGCCGACGGGTTATCGCACGGTCTTCGTGCTGCACGATGTCGAAGGCTACGAGCACGAAGAGATCGCCCGCATACTTGGTTGCAGCGCCGGCACGTCGAAATCGCAACTGCACAAAGCGCGCATGAAGTTGCGCCGCCTGTTGCAGCAACGCGCCCTGGCCGCCTGATCCGAACAATAGATGGACCTCTCTAGGGGCTGCCGGTCACGCCAACCGGCAGCCCATTTCTTTGTCTCACTGGCGAGATTCGCAATATTTTCTTTGCTTTTAAAGGCGCGCATCGTTCTGTTACCATGTTATTTGGTTGTGTGCCATCTTATTGCCTCACCGCCAAGCAGGGTTATCAGGAATGACCGAGAAGCAAGCGCCGGAGACGGGCGAAGACGTTGTGCCGCGCACAGACCGCGAGCTGATTGCCGCGTGTCTGGCGGGCGACGCGGCGGCCTGGGAAGCGCTTGTCGCGCGCTATCAGCGCCTGGTCTATTCCATTCCGCTGAAGGCCCGCCTGTCGACGGATGACGCAGCGGACATCTTCCAATCGGTCTGGCTCAAGCT from Blastocatellia bacterium carries:
- a CDS encoding LysM peptidoglycan-binding domain-containing protein, whose amino-acid sequence is MSQLSDKFASVVSAAQNAGCQITTSEENGKFVINGTCPTQHNVNQVWDALKSVDSGMSGGDFAINLTAQRTDIFGEYEVKSGDTLSSIAKNVTGGKLTYQQIFEANRDTLSDPNKIQPGQKLKIPNFSDSAQQSR
- a CDS encoding GNAT family N-acetyltransferase is translated as METGNTSTFLHTEILTDDEAFDDLRSEWDQLLDASRQQVYFLRRHWNQAWWQTFRPAHSHLFIITCRDASDRLVGLAPFYWRQRTNAGIDHIREIVFIGTGVFAQTSEYLDLIARRGYEREAAQAVAEVLKADSSWDKLWLSEIPAASIVLPHLIQALGADLEPTVCQNAHYVNTDTDWEAFKQTLGRTTRQNTQRLARRLFETYACRFSRAETADELERGMDALVRLHQARWQMKGEPGSFALPGLERMLREAASEALGAGRLRLWTLEIDGEIAAVQLAFLDNGTAHCFQVGFSPAYAKDSIGKVMLMLCIKDCVEDPVVREYDFMGGDQPYKECWAKSERQNLRLVWLRSGLRSLTYMSLKLADQLGRSMARTVLPPAVKMAGHRMLERRHYSHAPQLSALTLPSR
- a CDS encoding GAF domain-containing protein — encoded protein: MEPTKAKMTDDAIVSRVEQAVQSKVSRDETLRQAVRLLKAERPHYNWVGVYLLEGDTLVLHNYVGKPTEHTHIPVGRGVCGTAVAERANQIVDDVTAVGNYLACSVETRAEIVVLIRRGDEIFGQIDIDSDTPAAFTAADEALLARVADRLASQF
- a CDS encoding RNA polymerase sigma factor produces the protein MATNAIPMQTDVGVTEALAGEQMSGFEDLYRKHYRRVYSICLRMTGNVAEAEDLTQEVFIQLHRKLDSFRGESQFTTWLHRLTVNQVLMHFRKRSVRSELTTDDGEMPDSVDPDTINPEAMPIVDRIGLANAIGQLPTGYRTVFVLHDVEGYEHEEIARILGCSAGTSKSQLHKARMKLRRLLQQRALAA